The DNA segment TGAGCATCTTTTTGGATCAGTTCTCCAAAAAAGCGGACAGCTTGAAGACGGTACGGTAGAGCAATCGAGAAACGATCGAATTTCTGTCGTAAAACTGCTTTTGGAAAAATCGATCGCTTCGCACCTAACGGTGTACCTTGATGTGTTATTCTAAAAAAGACCTGGACTCATGCGATTACAACGCCCAAATCTTGTCAGGACCGGAAGGTAGCAGCAATACGGGATGCTTGGAATAGGCGTGATCTCCGGGTCTTTTTGTATCTAATTGTATCTGAAGGTTAAGGTCGAGTTGGAATGCTTGCTCACCGATCAAAACCTTGAACGCTGCAAGTGGAGAAAACCGAAAGCAAAAGTCGTAATTCTGGCTCATCTTCTGTCGATCGCATCCTCTAAGCTAGAAGTTAAGTAGCCTGTGCGAATAAGGAACAGTAGCAATGGCAGGTTTTGGTGATTTAGTTCAAAAAGCATTTTATTTAGGCGTTGGGGTTGCTTCATACGCAGCCGAAAAAGCAGGCGGAACACTGACTGAACTTCGAGCGCAAGCCCAAAAAATTGCGGATGAAATGGTTGCAAGGGGCGAGATTACGGCTGACGACGCCAAGCGGATGGTGGATGAAGTGCTGAACCGCGCTCAACAATCCCCTCCAACTCCTGAAGCAAAACCATCCGAGCCACGGCGCATCGAAATTTTAGAGGAAAACGACCCTGAACCTGAGGCAAATCCTCAAGCAGTTGATAATTTGCGCGAGCAAGTTGCAAAACTTCAAGAAGAACTCAAGCGGCTCAAACGAGAGTAGATTAGAGAAATCGGCGCAGCGATCGCTTGTTTATCTTGGTTTTGCGGAACATTAAAAGCATTACTCGAAAGTTGGTCATTGCTCAAGGTAATGGGTCACGATTTTAACGAATCACCCATCACTATCTCAGTCCGCTTTACTTTAAAATCAGCAGACGCTTTATGGAAGGTTGGCAAGACGATTGGTCTAAAGCTCTAGAAACCGTAGCGAATGAATTTGAGCAATTCTTTCAAAACGTTGGACGAGAAATCAGCGAATTTACAGATAATTTAATCGAGTTTTCTGAAGAAATTGCTGATGAGATGGAACAGGCAATTATTCCGAAGCTTGATCAAATTGACTATCAGATGACGGAATGGCTCGATCCGCTGCTACAAGCCATTTTGGGAGTTGAAGCGACGATCGATCGGGCAGTCGAGCCTGTCACTCATACCGTAGAACCTTGGCTGAATCAGCATCCTGTTTGTATAGGCTGCCGTCACTATCATGGGCAAATGTATAGTGGGAATTTGCTCATCTGCGCCATGCACCCTTACGGAGTAGATGAAGGTGCAGAAACTTGTTCTGATAAAGAGCTTGTATCCTGGTCGTTTCCCTCTGCAAACCAACATGACTCATTCGATCAAAATTAACGGTTCATCCTACCTGAAACTCTCCGGATGATAAATTTGATGCAACGTATAGAGAAGTGGTAGATGCACCCTGATTGTTAGCCCCTGGTTTACACCAGGGGTTTTTTGTTGGCAAATTTTCAGGGATAGATCGCAAAAGCAATTGACCTTTCTTTTCTAGATGCAGTTTGTTCGGAATAGGCTTAACATTTCTTTAAGTATGTTTTCGACAGCGCACTGCATCAGGAGAGAGAACAGTATGGCATCCAGTTTGAGTGAGTTACTAGAACCGATCGCGGCATTTTTTCGCAGCTTGCACATCCCTGAGCCGATCGTGCATTGGGGGCACCCGGTAATGATGGGGATTGTGGTGCTGGTGTTGGGTAGCTATGTTGGCTTCATGGGTTGGCGAGGTCGAGTAGCACCTGATCAGGAAGTGGCGCTCCAGAGTCGATCGGCTCACCGCAAGCTGGCTCCACTCATGTTCCTATTTATTGCTCTAGGCTATACCGGCGGCGTATTGTCTCTGGTGATGCAGCATCAACCAATCTTTGAAAGCACCCATTTCTGGACAGGCTCGATCGCGCTGATCATGCTGGCACTCAACGGTGTTTTCGTCGTGATTGGTTTTGGGAAAGATAAGTCTATATTTCGCACAATTCACGCCTATCTAGGCAGTGTGGCACTTTGCTTATTATTCCTGCATGGCATCTTTGGATTGCAGTTAGGGCTTTCAATCTAAGCCAGTCCTAATACACAGATATCTGAAGGTCGTAGGAAACGCTGCAATGTTGCAACCTGCGACCTTTTTTTATGAATCAAATCAGCGGTGCAGTGCTTTGTCTGGCTTATGTTCTGGGATTGCTGTTAACTGGAATTCCGGGAGAACTGCGAGGGATACCGATCGGTTCAATGGCAATGTTGAGTGGCGGTATTCTCTTCGCGTTTGTTGTGCCTCGCTTTTGGCGATCGGCTCTCCGATCTCGGATTTGGCTTCTTGCAGCAGTTTGTGGATTTCTGGCAGGTCTATATTTTCAGTGGAGAATGCCAGCACCTGTTGCCACAGATATTAGCAGCCTCATTCGTAGCCCTGCTCTAGAGGCAGTCTTGGAAGTCAAAGGGCAAGTTATTACGACACCGCAGCGAACGCGAAGTGGCAAAACGCGCTTTGAATTACAGGCGATCGAGGCAACTGAAATTAGCGACCAGAAATCTGCGCCTAAAGCTGTTACCGGGCTGGTGTATGTCACAGTGCCTCAACCGAAACAAGACTTGTATCCGGGGCTAACTGTAAAAGTAATCGGAACCCTTTATTTACCCGAACCTGCCAAAAATCCTGGCGGTTTTGACTTTCAAGCATACCTGAAGCGAGAAGGCATTTTTTCGGGACTGAGAGGACAGAAATTCACCATTCTAGAAACAGACAAGCCAACACCACCGTTGCTTTGGTGGGTACGGCAACGCATCGCTCAATCGCAGATCAAAGGGGCAGGCGATCGGGAAGGGGCACTCCTGACAGCGATGGTCATGGGACGGAATGGCGTTGATGTGCCCTACGACATTCAAGATACGTTTGCTCAGATTGGGCTATCTCATGTTCTGGCTGCATCCGGGTTCCAGGTGTCGCTGCTCGTTGGCGTAGTTCTGACACTCACAAAACGGCTTAAATCCCCACTACGGCTGCTAATTGGCATCAGCACGATCGTTTGTTATGTGAGTCTGACTGGTGGCGACCCGCCTGCCTTACGGGCTGGACTGATGGGATTTGTGGCACTGCTCGCATTAACACTAGAACGAAAAGTCAAACCGATCGCTGCTTTGCTCTTTGCGGCAGTCTTGATGCTGCTCTGGAACCCCCTTTGGATCTGGAACTTGGGATTTCAACTCACCTTTCTAGCCACATTAGGGTTGATGGTGACTGTGCCCATTCTCGAAAAATGGCTGGACTGGTTGCCACCTGCCCTTGCAGCACTGATCACCGTTCCCACTGCAGCTTACCTCTGGCTGTTGCCCCTCCAGCTCTATGCTTTTAGCATCGTTTCCCCCTACAGCATTCCGATCAACATCCTGACTAGCCCACTCATTCTGTTTGTTAGTTTGGGCGGCATGATCAGCGCTTTAGCTGGGCTTATTTACCCGATCGCTGGCAGTTTTCTCGCTTGGCTATTGTTCTACCCGACTCACTTCTTTATCCAACTGGCAGAATTTGGCACTCAGCTTCCGGGTAGTGTCTACGCAACAGGCAAAATTACCGTGTTGCAGGTCATCATTCTCTACAGCTTGTTTCTCTTAATCTGGTGGAAAGCAAAATGGCAGCGATATTGGTGGGTCGCGGGCATTGTTGGACTCAGCTTAGTGGCACTTCCGGCTTGGGCAACGACAACGCATCAGCTTCGAGTCACAATTCTCGATACAACCAATCCCCCAGTCTTAGTACTACAAGATCGAGGACAAGTAGGGTTAATTAATGGCGGCAGCGAGTCAGCCGTTCAGTTTACGGTTCTGCCGTTTTTGCGTCAGCAAGGGGTAAATCAGATCGATTGGGCAGTCGACCTCAACCTGGATCCGGCTGCAATCACCGGTTGGCAGGCACTATTGTCACAGATGCCCATCCAAAACTTTTACAGTCGAGCCGCCAAAAAAACGTCAGCCGGGGCACAGCGATCGCTGATTCAAGCAATCCAGTCTCAGCAAGGTACAGCAATTGCTCTCACCATCGGTCAACCGATTTCCTTTGGTGCAGCCCATCTAAAGCTGCTAAACTCACGACCGATCGCGCTTCAAATCCAGCTTCAAGGACAAACTTGGATACTGCTGCAAAATTTACCACCTCAATCCGACGCACTCGCAGGAATTGCAAAAGCGTTACCGCCTGCTACATTGCTCTGGTGGTCTGGCCACTTACAAGAGACTGCAGTTCTGGAAAAAATTCAGCCCAAAACGGTGATCGTCTCTGGTAACGCTATTCCTCCTCAAATCCAAACTTGGCTACAGCAGCAACAGACAAAGACTTACCTTACCGACAAAGAAGGTGCCATTCGTTGGACAAACGATCGAGGATTTCAGACAAGCTCTGATGCAACAGATACAGTACAATAGGCAAGGAGTCACCTGGAGAGGTGGCAGAGCGGTTGAATGCGCTTGACTCGAAATCAAGTTTGGGGCAACTCAACGGGGGTTCGAATCCCCCCCTCTCCGTCCAGAAATCTATTTAACGAAATGTAAACTTATTGCGGCGTGGAACTGAATTCTGCATCGCTTTTTTATTTGTTCATCCTGATCGCCTTAAGCTATTGTGGCTTAATTTTGATGCAGTCGCTTGTCCCCAACTCTTCACCATAGAATATTGGTACAAAGCAATGCTGTCTTTAGCTTTACATTTATTTACTTTGAGTTATGCCGCGATATTAACCCTCGATCGCTGCTGTAAATCAAGGCAGAACCTATAGCAGAAGAACCTTGTGGCTCCGTACCGTATTTTACGGATTGATAGAAAGATAAACAATATTTATTCATAAGCTAAGAAGATTCAAAGTTAGGCTTATTACATTCCTGATATATTTTGATTGAACCTGCAAACAGGGCAGAACATAAAGATAAGATTAATGTTGCCAGTTAATTTGCCCTGACTCATCCAACTGGATCAGCACTACAGAATTTTTGTGGCTGTTGTTGGCACGGTATAAGCCTGCTTGGGCGTGATCGCGCATGAGCAGGGCAGGGTTCCTATGTTTTGGATCTCGCATTCGGATCGAAGTGATTCACAGGAAGGGAAATCATGTCGTATTCACAAACTAAAACCCAGACGAAAGCTGGGTATCAGGCTGGGGTAAAAGACTATCGCCTCACCTATTACACGCCAGACTACACACCAAAAGATACAGATATTCTGGCGGCATTCCGCGTTACGCCTCAGCCTGGCGTTCCTTATGAAGAAGCAGGTGCCGCAGTTGCAGCTGAATCTTCGACCGGAACCTGGACAACCGTATGGACGGACTTGCTGACTGACCTCGATCGCTACAAGGGTCGTTGCTACGACATCGAACCCGTTCCCGGTGAAGACAACCAATTCATCGCTTATATTGCGTATCCGTTGGATCTGTTTGAAGAAGGTTCTGTGACCAACATGTTGACCTCGATCGTGGGGAACGTGTTTGGTTTCAAAGCCCTGAAAGCGCTACGTCTAGAAGACCTGCGGATTCCTGTTGCTTACCTGAAAACGTTCCAGGGTCCTCCTCACGGGATTCAGGTTGAGCGTGACAAGATCAACAAGTATGGTCGTCCTTTGCTGGGTTGCACCATCAAGCCGAAGCTCGGTTTGTCTGCGAAGAACTATGGTCGCGCAGTTTATGAGTGTCTGCGTGGTGGTCTGGACTTCACCAAAGACGACGAAAACATCAACTCCCAGCCTTTCCAGCGCTGGCGCGATCGTTTCACCTTTGTAGCTGAAGCAATATATAAAGCTCAGGCTGAAACGGGTGAAGTGAAGGGTCACTATCTGAATGTGACTGCTGCAACCTGCGAAGACATGCTGAAGCGTGCTGAGTATGCTAAAGAGCTCGGAATGCCCATCATCATGCATGACTTCTTGACCGCTGGTTTCACCGCTAACACAACTCTGTCGAAGTGGTGCCGCGACAACGGCGTTCTGCTGCACATTCACCGCGCAATGCACGCTGTAATCGACCGTCAGAAGAACCACGGGATGCACTTCCGCGTTCTGGCAAAGTGTCTGCGGATGTCAGGTGGTGACCACATTCACACCGGAACCGTTGTGGGTAAGCTGGAAGGCGACAAGGCAGTCACGCTAGGTTTTGTAGATCTGCTGCGTGAGAACTACGTTGAACAAGACCGCTCCAAGGGGATTTACTTCACCCAAGATTGGGCTTCCATGCCTGGTGTAATGGCAGTCGCTTCTGGTGGTATCCACGTATGGCACATGCCTGCTCTGGTCGAAATCTTCGGCGATGATTCCGTGCTTCAGTTTGGTGGTGGTACACTGGGTCACCCCTGGGGTAATGCTCCTGGTGCAACCGCTAACCGTGTGGCTCTGGAAGCTTGCGTTCAAGCTCGGAACGAAGGTCGTGACCTGATGCGTGAAGGTGGCGATATCATCCGTGAAGCTTGCCGCTGGTCTCCTGAACTGGCAACCGCTTGCGAACTGTGGAAGGAAATCAAGTTCGAGTTTGAAGCACAAGACACCATTTAATGGGCTAGGGATGAAGGGTGAAGGGTGAAGGATGAATCGTAGCTGTCCTTCTGACTTTCCAGAAACAAGCTGCTATTCTTAACCTCATCCCTCATCCCTCTTAACTCATCCTTATCCTATGGATCTCAGGCAAATTGCCAAGGATACTGCCAAAACGCTAATGAGCTATCTCACCTATCAAGCGGTGCGAACGGTGATTGCTCAGTTAAATGAAACTGACCCACCTAGAGCGTTGTGGCTGCATCAGTTCTCCTCAAGAGAGCGAATTCAAGATGGTGAAGCGTACCTTCAGGCTTTATTCCATGAACGTCAGGATCTTGCGTTTCGGATTCTGACTGTTCGGGAACATATTTCGGAGGAGATTGCAGAGGTGCTGCCGGAAATGCTGCGATCGACCGTCCAGCAAGCCAATATGGAGCAACGCCGCCAGCAGCTAGAGCGGATGACGCAAGTCAGTGTGGATGTCGGAACGGTTCATCCTGACCAAGCGATCGACGTTCAAACCGCTGAGACAGACCCTGAGCATCGCGAGTAGCGTTTGGCAGAAAGCCATTGAGCAAACGGCTGATCAGATTCGATCGAACAGGTTGCTCACGCTGTAAACCCTAATCCAAACAGGTAAATCAATGAAGACTCTACCTAAAGAGCGTCGTTACGAAACTTTTTCCTACTTGCCTCCCCTCAGCGATGCTCAAATCGCGCGGCAGATCCAGTACACGATCGAGCAAGGCTATTTCCCTTGCATCGAGTTCAACGAAGACTCTGCGGCTGACATGTACTACTGGACAATGTGGAAGCTGCCTCTGTTCAACGCTCGTACTCCTCAGGAAGTTCTGAACGAAGTACAGCAGTGCCGCTCTGAGTTCCCCAATTGCTACATTCGTGTAGTTGCATTTGACAACATCAAGCAGTGCCAGGTCATGAGCTTTATCGTTCACAAGCCCGGCAACAGCAACTTCCGTTACTAAGGGCTTCAACCGTTTTTCGGTGATCTTGTAATGGATACAAAGGGGAAGGCTTCATCAGTTAACCGCCAGTTGTTTTTGCGATCGGTCGATTAACCTCAGCTTTTTCTTTTTAATTCTGGGAGGTGGATTATCTGCCTCCCTTCTGTATGACTATGGGTTAATTCTTATGAGCTATTTTGTTTCTCCACGCTTTCTCGACAAGATTGCCGTTCACGTTACCAAAAACTTTCTTAATATTCCTGGTGTAAAAGTGCCGCTCATTCTGGGCGTTCATGGGAAAAAAGGAGAAGGTAAATCGTTTCAGTGTGAACTGGCATTTGAGAAGATGGGCGTAGAGGCAGTTTTTATGTCTGCCGGAGAATTGGAAAGCCCAGATGCAGGTGATCCGGCTCGATTGATTCGATTACGCTATCGCGAAGCAGCCGAACTGAGCCGAGTCCGGGGACGGATAGCAGTATTGATGATTAACGACATTGATGCTGGGATGGGACGAGTCGATCAGTTCACCCAATACACAGTGAACACCCAGTTGGTGGCAGGTACGTTGATGAATATTGCCGATAATCCCACCAACGTCCAGCTACCGGGAAGCTACGACTCTGAGCCGGTTCAGCGAATTCCGATTATTGTCACTGGAAATGATTTTGCTACCCTCTATGCGCCGCTGGTGCGAGACGGACGGATGGAAAAGTTCTATTGGGAACCCGATCGCGCCGATCGCATTGGCATTGTGGGAGGAATTTTTGCGACCGATGGGGTAGCTCAGCCCCAGATCGAACAATTGGTGGACAACTTCCCCAATCAATCGATCGACTTTTTTAGCGCGTTACATTCACGCCTATTTGATGAGCAGGTGCGTCAATTTATCCACAAGATTGGAATTGAGCGAATTTCGACAAGAGTTGCAAACAGCACTGAAAAACCACCTGAGTTTCAAAAGCCAGATTTTAGTCTGTCTCACTTGGTAGAGATGGGCAATCTGATGGTGAAAGAACAGCAGCGAATTCAGGAATTGCGTTTGGTACGAGAATATCATTCAGCCTTGCAAGATCAGAATTCTGTGCCCAGCCGATCGATGCAAGCAAAGCCGACTGCTCCAGTTGAGTCAGCTTCTGTTGTGCATAAAACTGCTGGTAATGGGAACGGTAAAGCTCAGTTCGATTCTGGAGCCAGTCATGCTAACCTCGGCGGTGAAATGTCAGAGGCGGTCAGACAATTTGTGAATCAGGGCTATCGAATCGGGATTGAGTATGTAGATCAGCGGCGGTTCCGCACCAATTCCTGGCAGTGCTATACCGTTGTTCAAGGAACTGAGGCAGAAGCGATCGACGCGCTCAAAAACTGCTTGCAAGAACACCAGCAGGACTATGTGCGACTCGTAGGAATCAACCCAGGCGATCGGCGGCGAGTCACGGAAACGATTATCCAACGTCCCTGAAGTTACGGAAGCGGTAAGGAGATGACATTTTTGTGGGATGAGTATTTTGTCCGTTGAGGCGGATGAGGATACCATCCCACAAGCTATTTCATCCGCAATCCTAACCGCCGATCGATCGGGTAATGCAGTATTGGAGTTTCTCACCCAACACCTGTACAAATGGCTCTTGCAGCATTCCTAGGTGAGTGCCGGGAATCTCATAAATTTCTAGCCCGCCTGCAGCCCACTCATGCCAGCCTAGATTAGGGTCAAGACCGTATTCTGGATTGATTGATGGTTGAGCTGCCTTGAAGAGAGTGACATGACCCAGATAAACCTGAGGGATATAGGCTTCCATCGATTCAAGATTCTGTTGTTCATGGAAAAAATCTTGAAGTGCAGCCGGAAGGGGCTGTCTGGTGTGTTGACAGACCTCTATGCCAAGTTGCAAAATCCGCTGCCGTAAATATTCTTGCCAATGATAAGCCTGACCTACAACTCGCTCTTTTAGTTTTTGTGCCCCATAGCTCCAGCCAATATCCGAAAAGTGCTGCCAATGTTTTGTTAGTTTTTCAGATTTGGATATGGGGATATTGGCATTAGGGGAGCGGCTGTCTAGCAGGGCTAAGAGTGCCACATCCTGACCCTGAAGCTTTAGCTGTCGTGCCATCTCATAAGCAACCAATCCTCCATAAGAAACTCCTGCCAGCAAGTATGGACCTTCCGGCTGAAGTGCCTGAATTTGTTTGATATAGTGAACTGCCAGGTCTTCAGCTTGATTAGAGGGAAACGATTCACCCGCAATATGAGTTGATAAACCATAAATAGGCTGTTCAGGATCAAGATGACGCACGAGCGAGCGATAAAACTTGAGCCCTCGACCCAAAACATGAATACAAAAGAGAGGCGGTTTTTTGCCTTGAGATCGATCGGGTTGAATCAAAACAAGCGACGGACAGAGCAGCGATTGATCAGACTCGGAAGGAATATGAGACTGGCGTAACCGTTCTGCAAGTTGTTCGATCGTGGGTTGTTGAAACAGTGTAACGAGCGGTAGCGTTTGATTGAACGTTTTTTCAACCGTAGACCAGAGCCGCACAGCAACCAAGGAATTGCCACCTAACTCAAAGAAATTGTCCTGAATGCCAATCGGTTGAACCTGTAAAAATGTTTCCCAGATCTGGACAAGCTGCTGTTCGATCGCATTACGAGGGGCGGTCAGCGTAGGGTTGGAGCGGGATGCATGGCTCAGATCAGGGTCAGGTAAGGCTTTGCGGTCTAGCTTGCCGTTGGGAGTGAGGGGTAAAGAGGACAGCCAGACAAAGGCAGCCGGAATCATATAGTCTGGCAGCTTTTCCTTGAGAAAGTGGCGAATTACCTCAAGTGAAGGTTCTGACTCAGTGCGATCGGCAACGAGATAAGCCACGATTTGTTGATCACCAGGCGAGACTTCTCTTGCTAGAAGTGCCGCTTCTCGAATCCCTGAACACTGAAGTAAAACTGCCTCAATTTCACCCAATTCAACTCGGAAGCCGCGGATTTTGACCTGATGATCAATGCGACCCAGAAATTCTATGTTGCCATCGGGTAAGTAGCGCCCCAGATCTCCAGTCCGATAGAGATGGGCAGATGGATTATCGCTAAACGGATCAGGAATAAACTTGGTTGCATTCAGCTCAGGACGATTCAGATAACCCCGCGCCACACCGTCCCCTCCGATAAACAGCTCCCCGATCGTCCCAATTGGAACCGGATTGAGTTGCTCATCGAGTACATAGAACCGCTGATTTGCTAAAGGCTTCCCGTAAGGAATGCTCTTCCAGGCTGGGTTAATTGACTCGATCGGATAGAAGATTGACCAGATTGAAGCTTCCGTCGCCCCACCCAAACTAATGATTTCGATCGGTTCTTCACCAATTTTTAATTCCCGAATCAGGGAAGGCAGGGTGAGCGAAATCCAGTCACCGCTTAAGAGCAACAGCCGGAGCGATCGGGGTAGCCTACACTCCATGTCCGCCAAATGCCCGGAAAACATTTGCATTACTGGTGGAGCAGAATTCCAGATCGTTACCTGTTCCTGCACCATTAAGTCAATCCAGTGCTTCGGATCAGGAGCGATCGAGGGTTGAGGTAGAATTACTGTTCCCCCCGCTGCCAGCAGCCCAAACAGGTCATAAACAGAGAGATCAAAATTGAGCGAGCAAACTGACAACACCCGATCGGACGCTTGAACCCCAAATCGACTGTTAATATCCAGAACCGTATTGACTGCACCGCGATGTTCAATCAAAACGCCCTTGGGCTTGCCTGTTGAGCCAGAGGTGTAAATGATGTAAGCCAGGTTTTCAGATGTAACGGGACTGACTGGATTATCCTGAGGTTCGGCAGCGATCGATTGCCAATCTGTATCTAAGCAAATGCTAGTCAGGTGGGAGGGAAGTAAAGCCTGAAGTTTTGCCTGCGTGAGGACAACAGACATTTGAGCATCAGCAAGGATGTGGGCGAGGCGATCGGCAGGATAGGTCGGATCGAGTGGTACATAAGCGCCCCCGGCTTTCAGGATG comes from the Trichocoleus sp. genome and includes:
- a CDS encoding chaperonin family protein RbcX, with the translated sequence MDLRQIAKDTAKTLMSYLTYQAVRTVIAQLNETDPPRALWLHQFSSRERIQDGEAYLQALFHERQDLAFRILTVREHISEEIAEVLPEMLRSTVQQANMEQRRQQLERMTQVSVDVGTVHPDQAIDVQTAETDPEHRE
- a CDS encoding ribulose bisphosphate carboxylase small subunit; this encodes MSYFVSPRFLDKIAVHVTKNFLNIPGVKVPLILGVHGKKGEGKSFQCELAFEKMGVEAVFMSAGELESPDAGDPARLIRLRYREAAELSRVRGRIAVLMINDIDAGMGRVDQFTQYTVNTQLVAGTLMNIADNPTNVQLPGSYDSEPVQRIPIIVTGNDFATLYAPLVRDGRMEKFYWEPDRADRIGIVGGIFATDGVAQPQIEQLVDNFPNQSIDFFSALHSRLFDEQVRQFIHKIGIERISTRVANSTEKPPEFQKPDFSLSHLVEMGNLMVKEQQRIQELRLVREYHSALQDQNSVPSRSMQAKPTAPVESASVVHKTAGNGNGKAQFDSGASHANLGGEMSEAVRQFVNQGYRIGIEYVDQRRFRTNSWQCYTVVQGTEAEAIDALKNCLQEHQQDYVRLVGINPGDRRRVTETIIQRP
- a CDS encoding ComEC/Rec2 family competence protein; amino-acid sequence: MNQISGAVLCLAYVLGLLLTGIPGELRGIPIGSMAMLSGGILFAFVVPRFWRSALRSRIWLLAAVCGFLAGLYFQWRMPAPVATDISSLIRSPALEAVLEVKGQVITTPQRTRSGKTRFELQAIEATEISDQKSAPKAVTGLVYVTVPQPKQDLYPGLTVKVIGTLYLPEPAKNPGGFDFQAYLKREGIFSGLRGQKFTILETDKPTPPLLWWVRQRIAQSQIKGAGDREGALLTAMVMGRNGVDVPYDIQDTFAQIGLSHVLAASGFQVSLLVGVVLTLTKRLKSPLRLLIGISTIVCYVSLTGGDPPALRAGLMGFVALLALTLERKVKPIAALLFAAVLMLLWNPLWIWNLGFQLTFLATLGLMVTVPILEKWLDWLPPALAALITVPTAAYLWLLPLQLYAFSIVSPYSIPINILTSPLILFVSLGGMISALAGLIYPIAGSFLAWLLFYPTHFFIQLAEFGTQLPGSVYATGKITVLQVIILYSLFLLIWWKAKWQRYWWVAGIVGLSLVALPAWATTTHQLRVTILDTTNPPVLVLQDRGQVGLINGGSESAVQFTVLPFLRQQGVNQIDWAVDLNLDPAAITGWQALLSQMPIQNFYSRAAKKTSAGAQRSLIQAIQSQQGTAIALTIGQPISFGAAHLKLLNSRPIALQIQLQGQTWILLQNLPPQSDALAGIAKALPPATLLWWSGHLQETAVLEKIQPKTVIVSGNAIPPQIQTWLQQQQTKTYLTDKEGAIRWTNDRGFQTSSDATDTVQ
- a CDS encoding DUF4079 domain-containing protein, which codes for MASSLSELLEPIAAFFRSLHIPEPIVHWGHPVMMGIVVLVLGSYVGFMGWRGRVAPDQEVALQSRSAHRKLAPLMFLFIALGYTGGVLSLVMQHQPIFESTHFWTGSIALIMLALNGVFVVIGFGKDKSIFRTIHAYLGSVALCLLFLHGIFGLQLGLSI
- a CDS encoding phasin family protein, with translation MAGFGDLVQKAFYLGVGVASYAAEKAGGTLTELRAQAQKIADEMVARGEITADDAKRMVDEVLNRAQQSPPTPEAKPSEPRRIEILEENDPEPEANPQAVDNLREQVAKLQEELKRLKRE
- a CDS encoding ribulose bisphosphate carboxylase small subunit, with amino-acid sequence MKTLPKERRYETFSYLPPLSDAQIARQIQYTIEQGYFPCIEFNEDSAADMYYWTMWKLPLFNARTPQEVLNEVQQCRSEFPNCYIRVVAFDNIKQCQVMSFIVHKPGNSNFRY
- a CDS encoding amino acid adenylation domain-containing protein, which produces MVNPRSLRCFLMGEGSLSIHCAQLLQERNYQLLGIISPDPQVEQWAVEHRIFHATPDHNLFKVLAGQPFDYLFSIVNHVILSKDVLSLPQQLIINYHDSPLPQYAGLYASTWALLHQEKQHAITWHQVSSGIDEGDILKQAWIDIVPDETAFTLNAKCFEAAIDSFTELIDELATDTATFTKQNLANRSYYSRTRKPEMGVQFQWHKPADHLDALVRSLHFEPFPNPLTLPKLIVEANHKQTLLAISELTILDRPSSQPPGTITAIRADAVEVTTATNDIALRQLLTLQGQPLSISTFVAQFGLQVGDRFPDLDADAAQQIDSLDSQLAKHEKFWVNQLANLQPLNLLSFVQKATCSSEPPIYAMLQAEIPAGILHPLDKTRDKQQLSQALMAGFVSYLACASRTFCFDLGFRDSGLQSDVVDLSLFFASQVPCRISLNPDQSFEAVLQTVTGQVEQLKKAQTYSADLVARYPVLAVKPELKSQHFFSISVHFTSQNLSQSVDSFLPETLGRELTLVISETESTCCWIYNQNVLDSEKIQVINHQFFTFLQELISSPDRSLQQHSSVSLQSSLGGLSEAEHHQILMEWNATEREYDRELRLHDLFEAQVDRTPDAVAVVFAGESLTYAALNQRANQLAHHLQKLGVTPETPVGICVERSIEMVVGLFAILKAGGAYVPLDPTYPADRLAHILADAQMSVVLTQAKLQALLPSHLTSICLDTDWQSIAAEPQDNPVSPVTSENLAYIIYTSGSTGKPKGVLIEHRGAVNTVLDINSRFGVQASDRVLSVCSLNFDLSVYDLFGLLAAGGTVILPQPSIAPDPKHWIDLMVQEQVTIWNSAPPVMQMFSGHLADMECRLPRSLRLLLLSGDWISLTLPSLIRELKIGEEPIEIISLGGATEASIWSIFYPIESINPAWKSIPYGKPLANQRFYVLDEQLNPVPIGTIGELFIGGDGVARGYLNRPELNATKFIPDPFSDNPSAHLYRTGDLGRYLPDGNIEFLGRIDHQVKIRGFRVELGEIEAVLLQCSGIREAALLAREVSPGDQQIVAYLVADRTESEPSLEVIRHFLKEKLPDYMIPAAFVWLSSLPLTPNGKLDRKALPDPDLSHASRSNPTLTAPRNAIEQQLVQIWETFLQVQPIGIQDNFFELGGNSLVAVRLWSTVEKTFNQTLPLVTLFQQPTIEQLAERLRQSHIPSESDQSLLCPSLVLIQPDRSQGKKPPLFCIHVLGRGLKFYRSLVRHLDPEQPIYGLSTHIAGESFPSNQAEDLAVHYIKQIQALQPEGPYLLAGVSYGGLVAYEMARQLKLQGQDVALLALLDSRSPNANIPISKSEKLTKHWQHFSDIGWSYGAQKLKERVVGQAYHWQEYLRQRILQLGIEVCQHTRQPLPAALQDFFHEQQNLESMEAYIPQVYLGHVTLFKAAQPSINPEYGLDPNLGWHEWAAGGLEIYEIPGTHLGMLQEPFVQVLGEKLQYCITRSIGG
- a CDS encoding form I ribulose bisphosphate carboxylase large subunit, which encodes MSYSQTKTQTKAGYQAGVKDYRLTYYTPDYTPKDTDILAAFRVTPQPGVPYEEAGAAVAAESSTGTWTTVWTDLLTDLDRYKGRCYDIEPVPGEDNQFIAYIAYPLDLFEEGSVTNMLTSIVGNVFGFKALKALRLEDLRIPVAYLKTFQGPPHGIQVERDKINKYGRPLLGCTIKPKLGLSAKNYGRAVYECLRGGLDFTKDDENINSQPFQRWRDRFTFVAEAIYKAQAETGEVKGHYLNVTAATCEDMLKRAEYAKELGMPIIMHDFLTAGFTANTTLSKWCRDNGVLLHIHRAMHAVIDRQKNHGMHFRVLAKCLRMSGGDHIHTGTVVGKLEGDKAVTLGFVDLLRENYVEQDRSKGIYFTQDWASMPGVMAVASGGIHVWHMPALVEIFGDDSVLQFGGGTLGHPWGNAPGATANRVALEACVQARNEGRDLMREGGDIIREACRWSPELATACELWKEIKFEFEAQDTI